The following coding sequences lie in one Isoptericola variabilis 225 genomic window:
- a CDS encoding ribose-5-phosphate isomerase encodes MRLHIAADHAGYELKTHLVEHLRAAGHDVVDHGAHEYDPQDDYPSFCISAGEAVVAEPGSLGIVIGGSGNGEQIAANKVTGVRAVLAWSLETARLGRQHNDANVIAVGGRMHSLEEATSFVEAFVAEPFSGDARHQRRIDQLAQYEATRPAPTA; translated from the coding sequence ATGCGTCTGCACATCGCCGCCGATCACGCCGGATACGAGCTCAAGACCCACCTGGTCGAGCACCTGCGCGCCGCGGGTCACGACGTCGTCGACCACGGTGCCCACGAGTACGACCCGCAGGACGACTACCCCTCGTTCTGCATCTCCGCGGGGGAGGCCGTCGTGGCCGAGCCCGGGTCGCTCGGCATCGTCATCGGCGGGTCGGGCAACGGCGAGCAGATCGCCGCCAACAAGGTCACGGGCGTGCGTGCGGTCCTCGCGTGGTCGCTCGAGACGGCGCGGCTCGGCCGCCAGCACAACGACGCCAACGTCATCGCGGTCGGCGGTCGGATGCACTCCCTCGAGGAGGCGACGAGCTTCGTCGAGGCGTTCGTCGCCGAGCCGTTCAGCGGCGACGCGCGGCACCAGCGCCGCATCGACCAGCTCGCGCAGTACGAGGCGACGCGCCCGGCGCCCACCGCCTGA
- a CDS encoding M13 family metallopeptidase, translating into MTAEATGLRSGIDLSALDPDVRPQDDLFRHVNGRWLATHEIPADRAMDGAFRALHDAAEEQVRDIITDAAAAIERGEATGVQAQIGALYASFMDTERIEALGTTPLEPDLALVRGATTQAELTGVLGALQRTGGAAALRFWVDNDAKDPERYVVYLVQSGLGLPDEAYYREDRYAPVREKYTPHVARMLAIAGVSQESWGTTPQEAAERVVALETKLARHHWDVVRDRDATLTYNPMSLAALAESAPGFDWRAWVTALGAPEGAFDDVVVREPDYARGFAELWASEPLADWQLWMVFHLITARAPYLTDEIVEANFDFYGRVLSGAQEVRERWKRGVSLVEGALGEAVGQEYVARHFPPSHKERMDTLVGNLVAAYRESITKLDWMTEETKAKALAKLEKFTPKVGYPDKWRDYSGLVVEADDLVGNVRRSNAFDQDYELGKIGRPLDRDEWFMTPQTVNAYYNPGMNEIVFPAAILQPPFFDPEADDAVNYGGIGAVIGHEIGHGFDDQGSKYDGDGRLEDWWTAEDRAEFETRTKALIDQYAAYRPAQLPEDGPHVNGALTVGENIGDLGGLSIAITAYRIALGRPLEEAPVVDGLTGLQRVFLGWAQVWRAKGRDEEIVRRLATDPHSPNEFRCNGVVRNVDEFYAAYDVAPGDALYLAPEERVRIW; encoded by the coding sequence ATGACTGCCGAAGCGACCGGGCTGCGGTCCGGGATCGACCTGTCCGCCCTCGACCCGGACGTCCGCCCGCAGGACGACCTCTTCCGCCACGTCAACGGCCGCTGGCTCGCGACGCACGAGATCCCGGCGGACCGCGCGATGGACGGCGCGTTCCGCGCGCTGCACGACGCCGCCGAGGAGCAGGTCCGCGACATCATCACCGACGCCGCCGCCGCGATCGAGCGCGGCGAGGCCACGGGCGTCCAGGCGCAGATCGGCGCCCTGTACGCGAGCTTCATGGACACCGAGCGCATCGAGGCGCTCGGCACGACGCCGCTCGAGCCCGACCTGGCGCTCGTGCGCGGCGCGACGACGCAGGCCGAGCTCACCGGCGTCCTCGGCGCGCTGCAGCGCACGGGCGGGGCGGCCGCGCTGCGGTTCTGGGTCGACAACGACGCCAAGGACCCCGAGCGCTACGTCGTCTACCTGGTCCAGAGCGGCCTCGGCCTGCCCGACGAGGCGTACTACCGGGAGGACCGGTACGCGCCCGTGCGCGAGAAGTACACGCCGCACGTGGCGCGCATGCTCGCGATCGCGGGCGTCTCGCAGGAGTCGTGGGGCACGACGCCGCAGGAGGCGGCCGAGCGTGTCGTCGCGCTCGAGACGAAGCTCGCGCGCCACCACTGGGACGTCGTGCGCGACCGCGACGCGACGCTGACCTACAACCCCATGTCGCTCGCCGCGCTCGCCGAGTCCGCTCCCGGGTTCGACTGGCGCGCGTGGGTCACGGCGCTCGGCGCGCCCGAGGGCGCGTTCGACGACGTCGTGGTGCGCGAGCCCGACTACGCGCGCGGCTTCGCGGAGCTGTGGGCGTCCGAGCCGCTCGCCGACTGGCAGCTGTGGATGGTGTTCCACCTGATCACCGCCCGGGCGCCGTACCTGACGGACGAGATCGTCGAGGCGAACTTCGACTTCTACGGCCGGGTGCTCTCGGGCGCGCAGGAGGTGCGCGAGCGCTGGAAGCGCGGCGTGTCGCTCGTCGAGGGCGCGCTCGGCGAGGCCGTCGGCCAGGAGTACGTCGCGCGGCACTTCCCGCCGTCGCACAAGGAGCGCATGGACACGCTCGTCGGCAACCTCGTCGCCGCGTACCGCGAGTCGATCACGAAGCTCGACTGGATGACCGAGGAGACCAAGGCCAAGGCCCTCGCCAAGCTCGAGAAGTTCACCCCCAAGGTGGGCTACCCCGACAAGTGGCGCGACTACTCGGGCCTCGTCGTCGAGGCGGACGACCTCGTAGGCAACGTGCGCCGCTCCAACGCGTTCGACCAGGACTACGAGCTCGGCAAGATCGGCCGGCCGCTCGACCGCGACGAGTGGTTCATGACCCCGCAGACGGTCAACGCCTACTACAACCCCGGCATGAACGAGATCGTCTTCCCCGCGGCGATCCTCCAGCCCCCGTTCTTCGACCCCGAGGCCGACGACGCCGTCAACTACGGCGGCATCGGCGCGGTCATCGGGCACGAGATCGGCCACGGCTTCGACGACCAGGGCTCGAAGTACGACGGCGACGGGCGGCTCGAGGACTGGTGGACCGCCGAGGACCGGGCCGAGTTCGAGACGCGCACGAAGGCGCTGATCGACCAGTACGCCGCCTACCGCCCGGCGCAGCTGCCCGAGGACGGCCCGCACGTCAACGGCGCGCTGACGGTCGGCGAGAACATCGGCGACCTCGGCGGCCTGTCGATCGCGATCACGGCCTACCGCATCGCGCTCGGCCGCCCGCTCGAGGAGGCGCCGGTCGTCGACGGCCTGACGGGCCTGCAGCGCGTCTTCCTCGGCTGGGCCCAGGTGTGGCGGGCGAAGGGCCGCGACGAGGAGATCGTGCGGCGCCTCGCCACCGACCCGCACTCGCCCAACGAGTTCCGGTGCAACGGCGTCGTGCGCAACGTCGACGAGTTCTACGCGGCGTACGACGTCGCGCCCGGGGACGCGCTGTACCTGGCGCCCGAGGAGCGCGTGCGGATCTGGTGA